In the Candidatus Electrothrix sp. GW3-4 genome, one interval contains:
- the thiS gene encoding sulfur carrier protein ThiS translates to MEIRLNGESRFIDKVTKMSVAGLLEMEQVTSPEMVAVQLNGEIVDRGTYHNTMIVDRNEVDFLYFMAGG, encoded by the coding sequence ATGGAGATCAGATTAAACGGAGAGTCTCGTTTTATCGATAAGGTAACGAAGATGAGTGTTGCTGGGTTGCTTGAAATGGAACAGGTGACATCACCTGAAATGGTGGCGGTGCAACTGAATGGTGAGATCGTTGATCGGGGTACCTATCACAATACCATGATTGTAGATAGAAACGAGGTCGATTTTCTGTATTTTATGGCAGGCGGTTGA
- a CDS encoding sulfurtransferase TusA family protein gives MASRDMEKNGDQDAESTGKDWRVDRFEDLSGVRCPLNYAKTKMHLSAMDSGQILEIILDAGPPVRNVPGSVQQEGHTVLCQEKHGDQWRVVIQKA, from the coding sequence ATGGCGAGCAGAGATATGGAGAAGAACGGTGATCAGGATGCTGAATCTACGGGTAAAGATTGGCGGGTGGATAGATTCGAAGATCTGAGCGGCGTGCGATGTCCGCTGAATTACGCGAAGACCAAAATGCATCTGTCCGCCATGGACTCCGGTCAAATCCTGGAGATTATTTTGGACGCTGGTCCTCCTGTGAGAAATGTCCCCGGTTCTGTGCAACAGGAGGGACATACGGTATTGTGCCAGGAAAAGCACGGCGATCAGTGGAGGGTAGTGATCCAAAAGGCATGA
- a CDS encoding nitrite/sulfite reductase, whose protein sequence is MIHYALPPSLDDDIFRFEQEFAEFRAGRLHETAFTAKRVKMGVYLERNRSTYMCRIRCSGNIITPKQLAGVASLAQIYGKSKVHVTTRAEIQLYGIEEQDIILLLRKLKEIGLSCKGGGGNSVRNIVANPDSGINNQEVFDVQPCLLALTERLLRESDSLELPRKIKIAFSSLAEEAAFAFVQDIGFIAQLNAEGKEGFRVYIGGGLGAHPKVGVQLHEFVQPEDVYNVVRAVKNMFHLYGNRRNKRCNRIKFLLHDDLGTSAFRTYYRQELNKVLERGYAKLDVAAIDNTENSKREIALAAQSEDSDDFRTWKKRYVVRQRQQGLCRIKLALFSGDIHAEDCRSLEKFLRPFGENTLRFGMDQNLYLINIPEIFLANVYREVMGYSTLSDRPMLYGNLISCVGSQGCQVGLTAPKAAADAVFQYLDTFAAADFCPPNDIMIRISGCPNACTKHWIADLGFYGKVRRVEEHLIPTYNVVGNGGMYGGTLRIADKVGWVHAYDLPRFITEVMRRYAHFKEQSTDVVDFHDYWRSGGKDIVAGLCTSGYNDIPTFAEDKNYYFDHGAEQLFSLKNIGQEECLAGIYDIIDIDKKIVRKNLLQLAAEKNGDDSSLEALLNSILFHAARMLLITRGEEVKTESEVYSLFTQHFLDTGLVAAIHRPLIVSAHRAQLGSLSGHKEQIVLFAEDVTALYEHMDNTMRFPGEHENMVITAAHRRDESPVFLTAQAG, encoded by the coding sequence ATGATACATTATGCACTGCCGCCATCCTTGGACGACGATATCTTTCGTTTTGAACAAGAATTTGCAGAGTTCAGGGCTGGACGACTTCATGAAACCGCATTCACCGCCAAGCGGGTGAAGATGGGGGTTTATCTGGAGAGGAACCGTTCAACCTATATGTGCCGTATTCGCTGTAGCGGCAACATCATTACCCCGAAGCAGCTTGCCGGTGTTGCCTCCCTTGCTCAGATATATGGTAAGAGCAAGGTCCACGTGACCACAAGGGCTGAAATCCAATTATATGGGATTGAGGAGCAAGATATCATCCTGCTTCTGCGGAAGCTGAAAGAGATTGGCCTGTCTTGCAAAGGTGGGGGGGGGAATAGCGTTCGCAATATTGTGGCTAATCCTGATTCCGGCATCAATAATCAGGAGGTCTTTGATGTGCAGCCTTGCTTATTGGCGCTGACGGAACGCTTGCTGAGGGAATCAGACAGCTTGGAATTACCAAGAAAAATAAAAATTGCCTTCAGCTCCCTTGCTGAAGAGGCCGCCTTTGCCTTTGTTCAGGACATCGGCTTTATCGCCCAGCTGAATGCTGAAGGGAAAGAGGGCTTTCGGGTCTATATCGGCGGCGGCTTGGGAGCACATCCTAAGGTTGGTGTGCAGCTGCATGAATTTGTTCAGCCAGAAGACGTCTATAATGTGGTCAGGGCGGTAAAGAATATGTTCCATCTTTATGGAAACCGCAGAAATAAGCGCTGCAACCGTATAAAATTTCTTCTTCATGACGACCTCGGGACCTCTGCCTTTCGTACCTATTATCGTCAGGAACTGAATAAGGTGCTTGAGCGCGGGTATGCCAAGTTGGATGTTGCAGCAATCGATAACACAGAAAACAGCAAGAGAGAAATCGCCTTAGCCGCTCAGAGCGAGGATTCTGACGATTTTCGAACCTGGAAAAAAAGGTATGTTGTCAGGCAGCGGCAGCAGGGATTATGTCGGATTAAGTTAGCACTTTTTTCAGGGGATATCCACGCAGAAGACTGTCGATCACTGGAAAAGTTTCTCCGTCCTTTTGGTGAAAATACCTTGCGATTTGGCATGGATCAGAATCTGTACCTTATTAACATCCCAGAGATATTCTTGGCAAATGTGTATAGAGAGGTCATGGGCTACAGTACCTTGAGTGACAGACCCATGCTCTATGGTAATCTGATTTCCTGCGTTGGCAGTCAGGGATGTCAGGTTGGTCTCACAGCCCCTAAGGCGGCTGCAGATGCTGTTTTTCAATATTTGGATACCTTTGCCGCCGCAGATTTCTGTCCTCCTAATGATATTATGATACGTATCAGCGGATGTCCGAATGCATGTACCAAGCACTGGATAGCTGATCTTGGTTTCTATGGCAAGGTGCGGCGGGTGGAAGAACATCTGATTCCCACCTATAATGTCGTTGGGAATGGAGGGATGTACGGGGGGACGCTGAGGATTGCTGATAAAGTGGGCTGGGTACATGCCTATGATCTGCCCAGGTTTATTACCGAAGTCATGCGTCGCTATGCCCATTTTAAAGAGCAGTCCACAGACGTTGTTGATTTTCACGATTATTGGCGCAGTGGTGGTAAGGATATTGTCGCTGGATTATGCACTTCCGGCTATAATGATATTCCCACCTTTGCTGAAGATAAAAATTATTATTTTGATCACGGTGCTGAGCAGCTTTTTTCTCTGAAGAATATCGGGCAGGAGGAATGTTTGGCTGGCATTTATGATATCATTGATATTGACAAAAAAATTGTCAGGAAAAATCTCCTCCAGCTTGCTGCAGAAAAAAATGGAGATGATAGCTCGCTAGAGGCATTGTTGAACAGCATCCTCTTTCATGCCGCCCGAATGTTGCTCATCACTCGGGGCGAGGAAGTAAAGACAGAGAGCGAGGTGTATAGCTTATTTACCCAGCATTTCCTTGATACCGGCTTGGTTGCAGCAATTCACCGCCCTCTTATCGTCTCCGCCCATCGGGCTCAGCTTGGGTCGTTATCCGGGCACAAAGAGCAGATTGTCCTCTTTGCTGAGGATGTGACGGCATTGTATGAACATATGGATAACACCATGCGTTTTCCTGGTGAGCACGAAAATATGGTGATCACAGCTGCTCATCGAAGGGACGAGTCGCCTGTTTTTCTTACTGCCCAAGCAGGATGA
- the moeB gene encoding molybdopterin-synthase adenylyltransferase MoeB, with translation MLELTDEQLDRYSRHIILQDVGPEGQAKLMGAKVLVVGAGGLGSPIALYLAAAGVGTIGIVDADVVEISNLQRQVIHFSSDIQRPKVDSAAEKMRAINPDIEVNSYKLYLNASNIKEIISDYDFVLDGTDNFATKFLVNDACVMAGIPFSHGGILRFDGQTMTVLPGRSACYRCSFRQPPPPEAVPSCSQAGVLGAIAGMLGTIQAAEALKFITGAGILLTDTLLTFDAKTMHFRRVDLKKRSDCPLCGENPTIHDLTEIGRATCDLSA, from the coding sequence ATGCTTGAATTGACAGACGAACAGCTGGACCGTTACAGCCGTCATATTATTCTTCAGGATGTAGGCCCAGAGGGGCAGGCTAAACTCATGGGGGCCAAGGTACTGGTTGTCGGTGCTGGTGGATTGGGTTCTCCGATTGCTCTTTATTTGGCCGCAGCAGGAGTGGGTACCATAGGTATTGTCGATGCAGATGTCGTCGAAATATCGAACCTGCAGCGTCAGGTGATTCATTTCTCAAGCGATATACAACGCCCAAAGGTTGATTCTGCTGCCGAAAAAATGCGGGCTATTAATCCTGATATTGAGGTCAATTCCTATAAGCTTTATCTCAACGCTTCAAATATAAAAGAAATAATAAGTGACTACGATTTTGTTTTGGACGGTACCGATAATTTCGCTACCAAGTTTTTGGTGAACGATGCCTGTGTAATGGCCGGTATTCCCTTCTCGCATGGCGGTATTTTGCGTTTTGATGGCCAAACCATGACGGTTCTTCCCGGTCGCTCAGCCTGCTATCGCTGTTCTTTTAGACAGCCTCCCCCTCCCGAGGCGGTTCCCAGTTGTTCACAGGCCGGGGTGCTTGGTGCGATCGCCGGTATGTTGGGAACGATCCAAGCGGCAGAAGCCCTCAAATTTATCACCGGAGCCGGAATACTGCTCACTGATACCCTTCTCACCTTTGATGCCAAAACTATGCATTTCAGACGGGTGGACCTGAAAAAGCGCTCTGACTGTCCTCTTTGCGGGGAAAATCCCACCATACACGACCTGACCGAAATTGGCAGAGCAACCTGCGACCTGTCGGCTTGA